The proteins below are encoded in one region of Manis pentadactyla isolate mManPen7 chromosome 2, mManPen7.hap1, whole genome shotgun sequence:
- the ADGRF3 gene encoding adhesion G-protein coupled receptor F3 isoform X2 translates to MACAAASMLLLAMTLPQVGSSIALASQPGQSQAGRESGKRLDQESGAGDAVLVSVHVEMDFSNEAWLLALSRTPTLRTALASSPPRTLTSLSLTTECNVHHGRGTSCACLSGYRWNTSVCSRHRPCPSSHNHQPCSCLVFSHPEAGYCQLLPPGPPVSCHPAVPGTLLLNSWLQMPGNTLNLTFLTSHETTDLNWLLWRTGNPSPVLLQPGSRVSLTSRPGQVVLSIFNISHEWAGEYQCCFEAQGFRWELYHVVRVPLQATDVARLPDQLSISCAASPGFQLSCCVPSTHPTYMLSWSPGEGSKASLLNTSGHQCLVLDILHCPEADTMYTCDLQSPGLTPLRVPVSVTIIQDGDTTCPEDSSAIAWNVTKAGHVAQAPCPVNRTGMVKRTCGPRGTWGPTQSSCTDTGLLALLRRTRLLQAGQGWPADEVPQILAELREQVVAVDSPSDLLVLLGTMTLVAKVVVNARVQLNYRAMEALLRTTDKVLDMDSSSLWTPVQAQRPSVGSDLLLALETLARSLCPQDHPFSFSLSNVQLQTQLLGPTFPADYRVSFSTQPPLEVEIPGRSLAPLGRVGNNISITSMMLQKLDRLLPSNYGQGLGDSFYATPGLLFAISIMAGGQAFNQGEVIMDFGDTDGTPHCVFWDHDLFRGKGGWSDEGCQVQAARTSPTTQCICRHLTAFSILMSQYTVPENPTLELLTQVGLGASILALLVCLGVYRLVWRVVVRNNVAYLRHVALLNMVLCLLAADTCFLGTPLLPPGPQSPLCLAAAFLCHFLYLATFFWMLAQALMLAHQLLFVFHQLSKHRVLSLMVVLGYLCPMGFAGVALGLYLPRGQYLGEGVCWLDGRGGALYTFVGPVLAIVGVNGMVLTMAVLKLLRPSLSEGPQVEKRHALLGVIKALLVLTPIFGLTWGLGLATLLEEVSMVPHYIFTILNTSQGVFILFFGCLMDKKVQEALLKRLCHTQPPNSTISLATNDTCIPEHSKERSENAR, encoded by the exons ATGGCCTGTGCGGCTGCCTCCATGCTCCTCCTGGCCATGACTCTCCCCCAGGTGGGGTCATCAATTGCCCTTGCATCCCAACCT GGACAGAGTCAGGCTGGACGGGAATCTGGGAAGCGACTAGACCAAGAGAGTGGAGCAGGTG ACGCAGTCCTGGTCTCGGTCCATGTAGAGATGGACTTTTCAAATGAGGCCTGGCTACTGGCACTCTCCAGAACCCCGACTCTCCGCACCGCCTTGGCCTCTTCTCCCCCAAGAACTCTGACTAGCCTCAGCCTCACTACAG AGTGTAACGTCCACCACGGCAGGGGGACCTCTTGTGCCTGCCTCTCTGGGTACCGGTGGAACACTAGTGTCTGCTCCCGTCACCGTCCCTGCCCATCCTCCCACAACCACCAGCCCTGCAGCTGTCTTGTCTTCAGCCATCCTGAAGCCGGGTACTGCCAGCTGCTGCCACCTG GGCCCCCTGTCTCCTGCCACCCTGCAGTCCCCGGAACCCTGCTCCTGAACTCCTGGCTACAGATGCCTGGCAACACGCTGAACCTGACCTTCCTCACCAGCCATGAGACCACCGACCTGAACTGGCTCCTGTGGCGCACAGGGAACCCCAGCCCCGTCCTCCTGCAGCCAGGGTCCCGGGTGTCCCTGACCTCTCGTCCAGGCCAGGTGGTCCTCAGCATCTTCAACATCTCCCATGAGTGGGCAG GCGAGTACCAGTGCTGCTTTGAGGCCCAGGGATTCAGGTGGGAGCTGTACCACGTGGTGAGAGTGCCCCTGCAGGCGACAGACGTGGCTCGGCTTCCAGACCAGCTGTCCATCTCCTGTGCCGCGTCCCCTGGCTTCCAGCTGAGCTGCTGTGTTCCCAGCACACACCCGACCTACATGCTGTCCTGGAGCCCCGGAGAAGGCAGCAAAG CTTCCTTACTCAACACGTCAGGCCACCAGTGTCTTGTGCTGGACATTCTGCACTGCCCGGAAGCTGACACCATGTACACTTGTGACCTGCAGAGCCCAGGACTAACCCCTCTCAGGGTCCCTGTCTCTGTCACCATCATCCAGG ATGGAGACACCACCTGCCCCGAGGACTCCTCAGCTATTGCCTGGAATGTTACCAAGGCTGGCCATGTGGCACAGGCCCCGTGTCCCGTGAACAGGACGGGCATGGTGAAGAGGACCTGTGGGCCCAGAGGGACCTGGGGACCCACCCAAAGCAGCTGCACAGACACGGGGCTCCTGGCCTTGCTTCGTAGAACCCGG CTGCTGCAGGCAGGCCAGGGCTGGCCTGCTGATGAGGTGCCACAGATCCTGGCAGAGCTGCGGGAGCAGGTGGTGGCGGTGGACTCGCCCTCAGACTTATTGGTGCTGCTGGGCACCATGACACTTGTGGCCAAGGTGGTGGTGAATGCCAGAGTACAGCTTAACTACAGAGCCATGGAG GCTCTCCTGAGAACCACAGACAAGGTCCTAGACATGGACAGCAGTTCTCTGTGGACCCCAGTCCAGGCCCAGAGGCCCTCGGTGGGCTCAGATCTTCTGCTGGCTCTGGAGACCCTGGCACGCAGCCTGTGCCCACAGGATCACCCCTTCTCCTTCAGCCTGTCCAACGTGCAGCTGCAGACTCAGCTCCTGGGACCCACATTTCCTGCTGACTACAGAGTCTCCTTCTCCACTCAGCCCCCTCTGGAGGTAGAGATTCCCGGGCGCTCACTGGCCCCACTGGGCCGTGTCGGAAACAACATCAGTATTACTAGCATGATGCTGCAAAAATTAGACCGCCTTCTACCCTCAAACTATGGACAAGGGCTAGGGGACTCCTTCTATGCCACTCCTGGACTGCTCTTCGCCATCTCCATCATGGCAGGTGGCCAGGCCTTCAATCAGGGAGAAGTCATCATGGACTTTGGAGACACAGATGGCACCCCCCACTGTGTCTTCTGGGACCATGATCTCTTCCGGGGCAAGGGGGGCTGGTCAGATGAAGGCTGCCAGGTGCAGGCAGCCCGTACCAGCCCCACCACTCAGTGCATCTGTCGGCACCTCACTGCCTTCTCCATCCTCATGTCCCAGTACACTGTTCCAGAAAACCCCACGCTGGAGCTGCTGACCCAGGTGGGCTTGGGAGCCTCCATTTTGGCACTGCTTGTGTGCCTGGGTGTGTACAGACTGGTATGGAGAGTTGTAGTCCGGAACAACGTTGCCTACCTACGTCACGTGGCCCTGCTCAACATGGTGCTCTGCCTGCTGGCTGCAGACACCTGCTTCCTGGGAACCCCACTGCTGCCTCCAGGGCCCCAAAGCCCACTCTGCCTGGCTGCTGCCTTCCTCTGCCATTTCCTCTACCTGGCCACTTTTTTCTGGATGCTGGCTCAGGCCCTGATGTTGGCCCACCAGCTGCTCTTTGTCTTCCATCAGCTGTCCAAGCACAGGGTGCTCTCCCTGATGGTGGTCCTTGGCTACCTGTGCCCCATGGGGTTTGCAGGTGTTGCCTTGGGCCTTTACCTACCCCGAGGGCAATACCTGGGGGAGGGGGTATGCTGGCTGGATGGCAGGGGAGGAGCACTCTACACCTTCGTGGGGCCAGTGCTGGCTATTGTGGGTGTCAACGGGATGGTACTAACTATGGCTGTGCTGAAGTTGCTGAGACCATCGCTGTCAGAAGGGCCCCAGGTGGAAAAGCGCCATGCTCTTCTGGGGGTGATCAAAGCCCTGCTCGTACTCACACCCATCTTCGGCCTCACCTGGGGGCTGGGTCTGGCTACTTTGTTAGAAGAAGTCTCCATGGTCCCTCACTACATCTTCACGATTCTCAACACCTCCCAG GGCGTCTTCATCTTGTTCTTCGGCTGCCTCATGGACAAGAAG GTACAGGAGGCTTTACTCAAACGCTTGTGCCACACCCAACCTCCCAACTCCACCATCTCCCTG GCCACAAATGACACCTGTATCCcagaacacagcaaagaaagaagtgaAAATGCCAGGTGA
- the ADGRF3 gene encoding adhesion G-protein coupled receptor F3 isoform X1 has translation MLGPEPPGEEGVPVRNLGSASPQRTVLCALFQGQSQAGRESGKRLDQESGAGDAVLVSVHVEMDFSNEAWLLALSRTPTLRTALASSPPRTLTSLSLTTECNVHHGRGTSCACLSGYRWNTSVCSRHRPCPSSHNHQPCSCLVFSHPEAGYCQLLPPVPGTLLLNSWLQMPGNTLNLTFLTSHETTDLNWLLWRTGNPSPVLLQPGSRVSLTSRPGQVVLSIFNISHEWAGEYQCCFEAQGFRWELYHVVRVPLQATDVARLPDQLSISCAASPGFQLSCCVPSTHPTYMLSWSPGEGSKASLLNTSGHQCLVLDILHCPEADTMYTCDLQSPGLTPLRVPVSVTIIQDGDTTCPEDSSAIAWNVTKAGHVAQAPCPVNRTGMVKRTCGPRGTWGPTQSSCTDTGLLALLRRTRLLQAGQGWPADEVPQILAELREQVVAVDSPSDLLVLLGTMTLVAKVVVNARVQLNYRAMEALLRTTDKVLDMDSSSLWTPVQAQRPSVGSDLLLALETLARSLCPQDHPFSFSLSNVQLQTQLLGPTFPADYRVSFSTQPPLEVEIPGRSLAPLGRVGNNISITSMMLQKLDRLLPSNYGQGLGDSFYATPGLLFAISIMAGGQAFNQGEVIMDFGDTDGTPHCVFWDHDLFRGKGGWSDEGCQVQAARTSPTTQCICRHLTAFSILMSQYTVPENPTLELLTQVGLGASILALLVCLGVYRLVWRVVVRNNVAYLRHVALLNMVLCLLAADTCFLGTPLLPPGPQSPLCLAAAFLCHFLYLATFFWMLAQALMLAHQLLFVFHQLSKHRVLSLMVVLGYLCPMGFAGVALGLYLPRGQYLGEGVCWLDGRGGALYTFVGPVLAIVGVNGMVLTMAVLKLLRPSLSEGPQVEKRHALLGVIKALLVLTPIFGLTWGLGLATLLEEVSMVPHYIFTILNTSQGVFILFFGCLMDKKVQEALLKRLCHTQPPNSTISLATNDTCIPEHSKERSENARYKERMT, from the exons ATGCTGGGCCCTGAGCCACCTGGGGAAGAAGGTGTCCCTGTGAGAAACTTGGGGTCAGCCTCTCCTCAGAGGACTGTCCTCTGTGCTCTGTTCCAGGGACAGAGTCAGGCTGGACGGGAATCTGGGAAGCGACTAGACCAAGAGAGTGGAGCAGGTG ACGCAGTCCTGGTCTCGGTCCATGTAGAGATGGACTTTTCAAATGAGGCCTGGCTACTGGCACTCTCCAGAACCCCGACTCTCCGCACCGCCTTGGCCTCTTCTCCCCCAAGAACTCTGACTAGCCTCAGCCTCACTACAG AGTGTAACGTCCACCACGGCAGGGGGACCTCTTGTGCCTGCCTCTCTGGGTACCGGTGGAACACTAGTGTCTGCTCCCGTCACCGTCCCTGCCCATCCTCCCACAACCACCAGCCCTGCAGCTGTCTTGTCTTCAGCCATCCTGAAGCCGGGTACTGCCAGCTGCTGCCACCTG TCCCCGGAACCCTGCTCCTGAACTCCTGGCTACAGATGCCTGGCAACACGCTGAACCTGACCTTCCTCACCAGCCATGAGACCACCGACCTGAACTGGCTCCTGTGGCGCACAGGGAACCCCAGCCCCGTCCTCCTGCAGCCAGGGTCCCGGGTGTCCCTGACCTCTCGTCCAGGCCAGGTGGTCCTCAGCATCTTCAACATCTCCCATGAGTGGGCAG GCGAGTACCAGTGCTGCTTTGAGGCCCAGGGATTCAGGTGGGAGCTGTACCACGTGGTGAGAGTGCCCCTGCAGGCGACAGACGTGGCTCGGCTTCCAGACCAGCTGTCCATCTCCTGTGCCGCGTCCCCTGGCTTCCAGCTGAGCTGCTGTGTTCCCAGCACACACCCGACCTACATGCTGTCCTGGAGCCCCGGAGAAGGCAGCAAAG CTTCCTTACTCAACACGTCAGGCCACCAGTGTCTTGTGCTGGACATTCTGCACTGCCCGGAAGCTGACACCATGTACACTTGTGACCTGCAGAGCCCAGGACTAACCCCTCTCAGGGTCCCTGTCTCTGTCACCATCATCCAGG ATGGAGACACCACCTGCCCCGAGGACTCCTCAGCTATTGCCTGGAATGTTACCAAGGCTGGCCATGTGGCACAGGCCCCGTGTCCCGTGAACAGGACGGGCATGGTGAAGAGGACCTGTGGGCCCAGAGGGACCTGGGGACCCACCCAAAGCAGCTGCACAGACACGGGGCTCCTGGCCTTGCTTCGTAGAACCCGG CTGCTGCAGGCAGGCCAGGGCTGGCCTGCTGATGAGGTGCCACAGATCCTGGCAGAGCTGCGGGAGCAGGTGGTGGCGGTGGACTCGCCCTCAGACTTATTGGTGCTGCTGGGCACCATGACACTTGTGGCCAAGGTGGTGGTGAATGCCAGAGTACAGCTTAACTACAGAGCCATGGAG GCTCTCCTGAGAACCACAGACAAGGTCCTAGACATGGACAGCAGTTCTCTGTGGACCCCAGTCCAGGCCCAGAGGCCCTCGGTGGGCTCAGATCTTCTGCTGGCTCTGGAGACCCTGGCACGCAGCCTGTGCCCACAGGATCACCCCTTCTCCTTCAGCCTGTCCAACGTGCAGCTGCAGACTCAGCTCCTGGGACCCACATTTCCTGCTGACTACAGAGTCTCCTTCTCCACTCAGCCCCCTCTGGAGGTAGAGATTCCCGGGCGCTCACTGGCCCCACTGGGCCGTGTCGGAAACAACATCAGTATTACTAGCATGATGCTGCAAAAATTAGACCGCCTTCTACCCTCAAACTATGGACAAGGGCTAGGGGACTCCTTCTATGCCACTCCTGGACTGCTCTTCGCCATCTCCATCATGGCAGGTGGCCAGGCCTTCAATCAGGGAGAAGTCATCATGGACTTTGGAGACACAGATGGCACCCCCCACTGTGTCTTCTGGGACCATGATCTCTTCCGGGGCAAGGGGGGCTGGTCAGATGAAGGCTGCCAGGTGCAGGCAGCCCGTACCAGCCCCACCACTCAGTGCATCTGTCGGCACCTCACTGCCTTCTCCATCCTCATGTCCCAGTACACTGTTCCAGAAAACCCCACGCTGGAGCTGCTGACCCAGGTGGGCTTGGGAGCCTCCATTTTGGCACTGCTTGTGTGCCTGGGTGTGTACAGACTGGTATGGAGAGTTGTAGTCCGGAACAACGTTGCCTACCTACGTCACGTGGCCCTGCTCAACATGGTGCTCTGCCTGCTGGCTGCAGACACCTGCTTCCTGGGAACCCCACTGCTGCCTCCAGGGCCCCAAAGCCCACTCTGCCTGGCTGCTGCCTTCCTCTGCCATTTCCTCTACCTGGCCACTTTTTTCTGGATGCTGGCTCAGGCCCTGATGTTGGCCCACCAGCTGCTCTTTGTCTTCCATCAGCTGTCCAAGCACAGGGTGCTCTCCCTGATGGTGGTCCTTGGCTACCTGTGCCCCATGGGGTTTGCAGGTGTTGCCTTGGGCCTTTACCTACCCCGAGGGCAATACCTGGGGGAGGGGGTATGCTGGCTGGATGGCAGGGGAGGAGCACTCTACACCTTCGTGGGGCCAGTGCTGGCTATTGTGGGTGTCAACGGGATGGTACTAACTATGGCTGTGCTGAAGTTGCTGAGACCATCGCTGTCAGAAGGGCCCCAGGTGGAAAAGCGCCATGCTCTTCTGGGGGTGATCAAAGCCCTGCTCGTACTCACACCCATCTTCGGCCTCACCTGGGGGCTGGGTCTGGCTACTTTGTTAGAAGAAGTCTCCATGGTCCCTCACTACATCTTCACGATTCTCAACACCTCCCAG GGCGTCTTCATCTTGTTCTTCGGCTGCCTCATGGACAAGAAG GTACAGGAGGCTTTACTCAAACGCTTGTGCCACACCCAACCTCCCAACTCCACCATCTCCCTG GCCACAAATGACACCTGTATCCcagaacacagcaaagaaagaagtgaAAATGCCAG gtACAAAGAAAGGATGACTTAA